A section of the Brevundimonas sp. AJA228-03 genome encodes:
- a CDS encoding TSCPD domain-containing protein has translation MRFTPLLSDLTATVACEAREIERVGRVVRVTAPAGWSDARVEAWLDWHDRSPDDWPRLETAPGRQATGGTAILDGALDRWANRLAAWGRATGIFAATSDADIFASELVASVLLGLAAPSSVLMEGARTPHASEDSGAPTRNSSVFDLDDPIVRNRFEGDTARLRTARVTAHALSGVTRTLKAVTHAVRRCNGPASVCGDPAANPALARAALAARRAGADDTAILDAIAGRLFSAPEPEPKAPMRIVSVGQPDALVDAPLRAAADAALADDLVVAFSLHDAEALGDLSIAPGCALSLPSIAATLPDLVPALDALARLWTTALEIEVACGFAADGRLARRRHAVRPIIMTLVGGLEWLVGQPERSSPESAFQSAAGLLAASVSLASSELVETLRPAPAWMTAADEVIAALQAREARLAGLDTELGRAAALRTAQALAAAQESGRRHSLIATVAADAERDLRLGISTLGAVDLFQTRDGDLVRRLHPALAQAIEAQGADVESAERWVLGRRTLVDAPILGHADLAARGFTDTELEAVETALAHVERLEDAFHASVLEPGFVRDVLGIDEDTFGQGLLLSLLATPEEISVASAYVFGHRDLAGWPDAPPRLRALLAETGPAATDLTRLAEAFSDVIDLTAIELPSQAGIGAAMATLNQAASEGHRAVRLSRRQASGEPLLVLPETEPLRRMPDPAPPPPPVTERVVERVIERVRTRRKLPDRRKGYIQKAAVGGHKVYIHTGEYEDGELGEIFIDMHKEGAAFRSLMNNFAIAISIGLQYGVPLDEFVDAFVFTRFDPAGRVTGNDRVGSATSILDYIFRELGVSYLNRTELANADAEPLNADGLGSGKADELVPAARFISKGFARGTTPDNLVVLPFGRKAGPEVSPYDRREAETCPACGDFTLQQRGGALVCDSCGVAPQDARLI, from the coding sequence ATGCGCTTTACCCCCCTCCTGTCCGACCTGACCGCGACCGTCGCCTGCGAAGCGCGCGAGATCGAGCGCGTCGGCCGGGTCGTGCGGGTCACGGCCCCGGCCGGCTGGAGCGACGCGCGGGTCGAGGCCTGGCTGGACTGGCACGACCGCTCGCCCGATGACTGGCCCAGGCTCGAAACCGCGCCGGGCCGGCAAGCGACCGGTGGAACGGCGATCCTCGACGGTGCCCTTGATCGCTGGGCCAACCGCCTCGCCGCCTGGGGCCGGGCCACCGGCATCTTCGCAGCGACGTCGGACGCGGACATCTTTGCCTCCGAGCTGGTTGCGAGCGTCCTGCTGGGCCTGGCCGCTCCGTCGTCGGTCCTCATGGAAGGCGCGAGAACACCGCACGCCTCCGAGGACTCCGGCGCCCCGACCCGCAATTCGAGCGTCTTCGACCTCGACGACCCCATCGTGCGCAACCGCTTCGAGGGCGATACGGCACGGCTGCGGACCGCGCGTGTCACGGCCCACGCCCTGTCGGGTGTCACCCGGACGCTGAAGGCCGTCACCCATGCCGTCCGCCGCTGCAATGGGCCGGCCTCGGTCTGCGGCGACCCGGCCGCGAATCCGGCCCTGGCCCGCGCTGCACTGGCGGCCCGGCGCGCGGGGGCCGATGACACGGCCATTCTGGATGCCATCGCCGGACGGCTGTTCTCCGCACCCGAGCCCGAGCCGAAGGCCCCGATGCGCATCGTTTCCGTCGGCCAGCCGGACGCCCTCGTGGATGCGCCCCTGCGGGCAGCGGCAGACGCGGCCCTGGCCGACGACCTCGTGGTGGCCTTCTCCCTGCACGACGCCGAGGCCCTGGGCGACCTGTCGATCGCCCCGGGTTGCGCCCTGTCCCTGCCCTCCATTGCCGCAACCCTGCCGGACCTGGTCCCGGCGCTTGATGCCCTGGCCCGGCTCTGGACCACGGCGCTCGAGATCGAGGTCGCCTGCGGATTCGCCGCGGACGGACGGCTGGCCAGACGCCGCCATGCGGTGCGCCCGATCATCATGACCCTGGTCGGCGGTCTGGAATGGCTGGTCGGCCAGCCGGAACGGTCCAGCCCGGAGAGTGCCTTCCAGTCGGCGGCCGGCCTGCTGGCCGCATCGGTATCCCTGGCGTCCAGCGAACTGGTCGAGACCCTCCGGCCCGCTCCAGCCTGGATGACGGCAGCCGACGAGGTCATCGCCGCCCTGCAGGCGCGTGAGGCCCGACTGGCCGGCCTCGACACCGAGCTTGGCCGGGCCGCCGCCTTGCGGACAGCCCAGGCCCTCGCCGCTGCCCAGGAATCCGGTCGACGGCACAGCCTGATCGCAACCGTGGCCGCGGACGCCGAGCGCGACCTGCGTCTGGGCATTTCGACGCTCGGCGCGGTGGACCTGTTCCAGACCCGCGACGGGGATCTTGTCCGCCGGCTGCATCCGGCCCTTGCCCAGGCCATCGAGGCTCAGGGAGCCGACGTGGAATCGGCCGAGCGCTGGGTTCTGGGCCGCCGCACATTGGTGGACGCCCCGATCCTCGGCCACGCGGACCTGGCCGCACGCGGCTTCACCGATACCGAGCTGGAAGCCGTGGAAACGGCCCTGGCCCATGTCGAGAGACTGGAAGACGCCTTCCACGCATCGGTGCTGGAGCCCGGCTTCGTCCGCGATGTCCTGGGGATCGACGAAGACACCTTCGGACAGGGGCTCCTGCTGAGCCTTCTGGCGACGCCCGAAGAGATTTCCGTCGCCAGCGCCTATGTGTTCGGACACCGGGACCTCGCGGGCTGGCCCGATGCGCCGCCTCGACTGAGGGCGCTTCTGGCGGAGACGGGCCCGGCCGCCACCGACCTGACCCGTCTGGCGGAAGCCTTCAGCGACGTCATCGACCTGACCGCGATCGAGCTGCCCAGCCAGGCCGGGATCGGCGCAGCCATGGCCACCCTGAACCAGGCGGCATCCGAGGGACATCGGGCCGTCCGCCTCTCCCGACGTCAGGCATCGGGCGAACCCCTGCTCGTCCTTCCGGAAACGGAACCGCTCAGGCGCATGCCGGACCCCGCGCCCCCGCCGCCGCCCGTCACCGAACGCGTGGTCGAGCGGGTCATCGAACGGGTCCGGACGCGTCGCAAGCTGCCGGACCGTCGCAAGGGCTATATCCAGAAGGCCGCTGTGGGCGGCCACAAGGTCTATATCCATACCGGCGAATACGAGGACGGCGAGCTCGGCGAGATCTTCATCGACATGCACAAGGAAGGGGCCGCCTTCCGGAGCCTGATGAACAATTTCGCGATCGCGATCTCGATCGGCCTGCAATACGGCGTGCCGCTGGACGAGTTCGTGGATGCCTTCGTGTTCACGCGGTTCGATCCGGCGGGACGCGTCACGGGCAATGACCGCGTCGGGTCGGCCACCTCCATTCTCGACTACATCTTCCGCGAGCTGGGCGTCAGCTATCTGAACCGGACCGAGCTGGCCAATGCCGACGCCGAACCTCTCAATGCCGACGGGCTGGGGTCGGGCAAGGCCGACGAACTGGTCCCCGCCGCCCGCTTCATTTCCAAGGGGTTCGCCCGGGGAACGACGCCGGACAACCTCGTGGTCCTGCCGTTCGGCCGCAAGGCCGGGCCCGAGGTCAGCCCCTATGACAGGCGCGAGGCCGAAACCTGCCCGGCCTGTGGCGACTTCACGCTGCAGCAGCGCGGCGGGGCGCTGGTCTGCGATTCGTGCGGGGTTGCCCCCCAAGATGCGCGGTTGATTTGA
- the accB gene encoding acetyl-CoA carboxylase biotin carboxyl carrier protein: MATEKPLKNEPSIEIDAALVRQLADILNDTSLTEIEVERGELRIRVAREITAAPVMQYAAAPQQAAPAAAPAPVAAPAAMPSDPATIVARAGEQVKSPMVGTVYLQASPEAPAFVQPGDKVKKGQTLLIIEAMKTMNPIQAPRDGVVADILVGDAQPVEFGEPLVLLEA; the protein is encoded by the coding sequence ATGGCGACCGAAAAACCGCTGAAGAACGAACCGTCGATCGAGATCGACGCCGCTCTGGTCCGCCAGCTGGCCGATATCCTGAATGACACCTCCCTGACCGAGATCGAGGTCGAGCGGGGTGAGCTCCGCATCCGCGTCGCCCGCGAGATCACGGCCGCACCGGTCATGCAGTATGCCGCCGCGCCGCAACAGGCCGCACCGGCTGCCGCCCCGGCCCCGGTCGCCGCGCCGGCCGCAATGCCGTCGGATCCGGCGACGATCGTCGCCCGGGCCGGAGAGCAGGTGAAGTCGCCCATGGTCGGCACCGTCTATCTTCAGGCCTCGCCGGAAGCCCCGGCCTTCGTCCAGCCGGGCGACAAGGTGAAGAAGGGTCAGACCCTCCTGATCATCGAGGCGATGAAGACGATGAACCCGATCCAGGCCCCGCGCGACGGCGTCGTGGCCGACATTCTGGTCGGCGACGCCCAGCCGGTCGAGTTCGGCGAACCTCTTGTCCTGCTTGAGGCCTAG
- a CDS encoding type II 3-dehydroquinate dehydratase, with protein MPETPVLYVLNGPNLNLLGVREPHIYGRETLADVQALCEAAAEGATVVFRQTNREGELIDWVQEARTEAHALILNPAGYGHTSIALLDALKALTIPVIECHLSNPAAREEFRHRTYVSLAATGVVSGFGALSYELAVKAALGLVGERKISAGRLNPDKA; from the coding sequence ATGCCCGAAACCCCCGTCCTCTACGTCCTGAACGGCCCCAACCTCAACCTTCTGGGTGTGCGGGAGCCGCACATCTATGGACGCGAGACCCTGGCCGACGTCCAGGCCCTGTGCGAGGCGGCAGCCGAAGGCGCGACGGTCGTGTTCCGGCAGACCAATCGCGAGGGCGAGCTGATCGACTGGGTCCAGGAGGCGCGCACCGAGGCGCACGCCCTGATCCTGAACCCGGCCGGTTATGGCCATACGTCCATCGCCCTGCTCGATGCGCTGAAAGCCCTGACCATTCCGGTGATCGAGTGCCACCTGTCCAACCCGGCGGCGCGCGAGGAATTCCGGCACAGGACCTACGTCTCGCTGGCCGCGACCGGCGTCGTCTCGGGCTTCGGAGCCCTATCCTATGAACTGGCCGTCAAGGCCGCTCTCGGGCTGGTGGGGGAACGCAAGATCTCCGCCGGCCGTTTGAACCCAGACAAGGCATAG
- a CDS encoding thiazole synthase gives MNAPFSPPAPADISSDTWTVAGRTFSSRLIVGTGKYADYAQNAAAAEAAGADIVTVALRRVNLSDPSQPMLVDHLKPDRFTFLPNTAGCFTGEDAVRTLRLAREAGGWDLVKLEVLSNSAHLYPDMIETLRALDLLVKDGFDVMVYCTDDVVMAQRLEAAGAAAIMPAASPIGSGLGIQNRVNIRLIVEQARVPVLVDAGVGTASDATIAMELGCDAVIANTAIAGARDPIGMARAMKHAVIAGREAYLAGRMAKRMYADPSSPLGGLI, from the coding sequence ATGAATGCTCCCTTCAGCCCGCCCGCTCCGGCGGATATCTCATCCGACACCTGGACCGTCGCCGGTCGCACGTTTTCGTCGCGTCTGATCGTCGGTACCGGCAAATATGCCGACTATGCCCAGAACGCGGCCGCGGCCGAGGCGGCGGGGGCGGACATCGTCACGGTGGCGCTGCGCCGGGTGAACCTCAGCGATCCGTCCCAGCCCATGCTGGTCGACCATCTGAAGCCGGACCGGTTCACCTTCCTGCCCAATACGGCCGGTTGCTTTACGGGCGAGGACGCGGTGCGGACCCTGCGCCTGGCGCGCGAGGCGGGGGGGTGGGACCTGGTCAAGCTGGAGGTGCTGTCGAACTCGGCGCACCTGTATCCCGACATGATCGAGACGCTGCGGGCGCTGGACCTGCTGGTCAAGGACGGGTTCGACGTCATGGTCTATTGCACCGACGATGTCGTGATGGCCCAGCGGCTGGAGGCGGCGGGGGCTGCCGCCATCATGCCGGCGGCGTCGCCGATCGGATCGGGTCTGGGCATCCAGAACCGGGTCAACATCCGGCTGATCGTCGAGCAGGCCCGGGTGCCGGTGCTGGTCGACGCGGGCGTGGGCACCGCCTCGGACGCGACCATCGCCATGGAACTGGGCTGTGACGCGGTCATCGCCAATACGGCCATCGCCGGAGCGCGGGACCCGATCGGGATGGCACGGGCGATGAAGCATGCGGTGATTGCCGGACGCGAGGCCTATCTGGCCGGGCGTATGGCCAAGCGGATGTATGCCGACCCGTCGTCACCGCTGGGCGGTCTGATCTGA
- a CDS encoding DUF3224 domain-containing protein, with amino-acid sequence MRFLTVRGYVVLITLLVLASIGVFGAGVARAQDAGLHHATGTFEVTMAPGDEEQVEAGLGLSRYVLSKTFEGGITGTSDGQMLAGGPPGVETTGTYVALERVVGTLDGKTGAFLLAHRGDINADGYTLSITVVPGSGTGELVGLSGDFGLTITDGVHHYDLAYRLPED; translated from the coding sequence ATGCGATTTCTGACGGTTCGAGGCTATGTGGTGCTGATCACCTTGCTGGTTCTGGCGAGCATCGGCGTCTTCGGAGCCGGTGTGGCGCGGGCCCAGGATGCGGGCCTGCATCACGCGACGGGCACCTTCGAGGTGACGATGGCACCCGGCGACGAGGAGCAGGTCGAGGCGGGCCTCGGTCTGTCGCGTTATGTCCTGTCCAAGACGTTCGAGGGCGGCATCACCGGCACCTCGGATGGCCAGATGCTGGCGGGTGGGCCGCCGGGCGTGGAAACAACCGGCACCTATGTGGCGCTCGAGCGTGTGGTGGGAACCCTGGACGGCAAGACCGGCGCCTTTCTGCTGGCCCATCGCGGCGACATCAATGCGGACGGCTACACCCTGTCGATCACCGTCGTGCCGGGATCGGGGACGGGGGAGCTGGTCGGGCTGTCGGGCGACTTCGGACTTACCATCACCGACGGCGTCCACCACTACGATCTGGCCTATCGATTGCCAGAGGACTGA
- a CDS encoding pentapeptide repeat-containing protein, whose amino-acid sequence MFQSARVNAALAALTLSAGLCGVVSPVTAGSRLYVQDREVARMVSLGGSCNRCELSGRNLSGATFAGATFISATLVGANLRGAELVGSNFSASDFSRADLRGARIQGSNFSTSNFTDASLTGAEATGANFNRANLTNANLSGAELFGTTLANLSARGASFAGAQLNAANMAGGDFASANFNGAELDGARLANATFRGASFTDASLSRTDIRGADLSGARGLTQAQVSEACGDGSTRLPARLTVHSCSSRMTVRIPAPPRPPAPPAPPSPRRNIIIADGGEP is encoded by the coding sequence ATGTTCCAGTCTGCTCGCGTGAACGCCGCCCTCGCCGCCCTGACCCTTTCGGCCGGACTGTGTGGCGTCGTATCGCCCGTGACCGCCGGGAGCCGGCTCTACGTCCAGGACCGCGAAGTCGCCCGTATGGTCTCGCTGGGCGGGTCGTGCAATCGCTGTGAGCTTTCGGGCCGCAATCTGTCCGGCGCGACCTTCGCGGGTGCCACCTTCATCTCGGCCACCCTGGTCGGAGCCAATCTGCGCGGCGCCGAACTGGTCGGTTCGAACTTCTCCGCCAGCGACTTCAGCCGCGCCGATCTGCGCGGTGCCCGGATCCAGGGCTCCAACTTTTCGACATCGAACTTTACCGATGCCTCGCTCACCGGTGCGGAAGCGACGGGGGCCAACTTCAATCGCGCCAATCTGACGAACGCCAATCTGTCGGGGGCCGAGCTGTTCGGCACCACTCTCGCCAACCTGTCGGCGCGCGGGGCGTCGTTCGCAGGCGCGCAGCTGAACGCGGCCAATATGGCGGGCGGAGACTTCGCCTCGGCCAACTTCAACGGGGCCGAGCTGGATGGCGCGCGACTGGCCAATGCGACGTTCCGGGGCGCATCCTTCACGGACGCCTCCCTGAGCCGGACCGACATCCGGGGGGCAGACCTGTCCGGCGCGCGCGGCCTGACCCAGGCCCAGGTGTCGGAGGCCTGCGGCGACGGGTCGACCCGGTTGCCGGCTCGCCTCACGGTCCACAGCTGCTCCAGCCGGATGACCGTTCGCATTCCCGCCCCGCCGCGACCGCCCGCGCCTCCTGCGCCACCGTCACCACGCCGGAACATCATCATCGCGGACGGCGGCGAGCCCTGA
- a CDS encoding thioesterase family protein: MFSHPLRVRWGEVDAQGVVFNPNYLVYADVAALEFFRAAGVPSDADSDMGQSYVVDAHATFRASARFDDLLDLRVFLTRLGRSSYAIRVDITRAGQTLVEVDLTYVRAVDGVSMPLSEGFRTILAGMETTVQQIVSPVP; the protein is encoded by the coding sequence GTGTTCAGCCACCCTTTGCGCGTCCGCTGGGGCGAGGTGGACGCGCAAGGTGTCGTCTTCAACCCGAACTATCTTGTCTATGCCGACGTCGCCGCCCTGGAGTTCTTCCGCGCCGCAGGTGTCCCCAGCGACGCCGACAGCGACATGGGCCAGAGCTATGTCGTCGATGCCCATGCGACCTTCCGCGCATCTGCCCGCTTCGACGACCTGCTGGATCTGCGCGTCTTCCTGACCCGGCTGGGCCGATCCAGCTACGCGATCCGGGTCGACATCACCCGGGCCGGACAGACGCTGGTCGAGGTGGACCTGACCTATGTCCGGGCCGTGGACGGCGTGTCGATGCCCCTGTCCGAAGGGTTTCGGACCATCCTCGCCGGCATGGAAACGACGGTTCAGCAGATCGTAAGCCCTGTGCCCTAG
- a CDS encoding pentapeptide repeat-containing protein: MAQNAGQIARVRGGASCAGCNLFQGDFSGLEARGLNLSGSRLRQADLSLSVMNRTRFSNADLRDVEAYGGVFSSARFNGANLTNASFVGAYLEGASFNGATLSGANFSGARLARATGLTQRQLNGACGDASTTLPGSLRIPAC, translated from the coding sequence ATGGCCCAGAATGCCGGACAGATCGCGCGCGTGCGCGGGGGGGCCAGCTGCGCAGGCTGCAACCTGTTCCAGGGCGATTTCAGCGGGCTCGAGGCGCGAGGCCTCAATCTGTCGGGATCGCGGCTGCGCCAGGCGGACCTCAGCCTGTCGGTCATGAACCGCACCCGCTTCTCCAATGCCGACCTGCGCGATGTGGAGGCCTATGGCGGCGTGTTTTCCAGCGCCAGATTCAATGGCGCGAACCTGACCAATGCCAGTTTCGTCGGAGCCTATCTGGAGGGTGCCAGTTTCAACGGCGCGACCTTGAGCGGAGCGAACTTTTCCGGCGCCCGGCTTGCCCGGGCGACCGGTCTGACACAGAGACAGCTGAACGGGGCCTGCGGCGACGCATCGACCACCCTGCCCGGCTCGCTTCGCATTCCCGCCTGCTGA
- a CDS encoding DUF2155 domain-containing protein, whose protein sequence is MTALRRVLAGTAAVVLATSGVVVAGGRQDGPPQDARPAADPVGDALRNDPGQEAAPAGDPAPDEPIAITPPIPSVETTDLAADPVSEEEDAATDEADKGEGESEEDKARRLAADTPTPRQRRRVAIVDAIDKITAESMRFEVEVGGPPVRFNNNLIFTARACEVSADNEVVKDAIAYLDITLQPRASPGTAPRQIFRGWMFSSTPAISGLQHPIYDAWIVGCKA, encoded by the coding sequence ATGACCGCCCTGCGCCGGGTCCTGGCCGGCACGGCCGCCGTCGTTCTGGCGACATCCGGAGTCGTCGTGGCCGGTGGCCGACAGGACGGCCCGCCCCAGGACGCCCGGCCGGCCGCGGACCCTGTCGGTGATGCCCTGCGCAATGACCCGGGTCAGGAAGCGGCTCCGGCCGGCGATCCGGCCCCCGACGAGCCCATCGCCATTACCCCTCCGATTCCTTCCGTCGAGACGACCGATCTGGCCGCCGACCCGGTCTCTGAGGAAGAAGACGCCGCCACCGATGAGGCGGACAAGGGCGAGGGCGAAAGCGAGGAGGACAAGGCCAGGCGTCTGGCCGCCGACACGCCCACGCCGCGCCAGCGTCGGCGCGTCGCCATCGTCGATGCCATCGACAAGATCACCGCCGAGAGCATGCGGTTCGAGGTCGAGGTCGGCGGGCCACCGGTGCGGTTCAACAACAATCTGATCTTTACCGCCCGCGCCTGCGAGGTCTCGGCCGACAATGAGGTGGTGAAGGACGCCATCGCCTATCTGGATATCACCCTTCAGCCCCGCGCCTCGCCGGGGACGGCACCGCGCCAGATCTTCCGGGGCTGGATGTTCTCGTCCACACCGGCGATCAGTGGTCTGCAGCACCCGATCTATGACGCCTGGATCGTCGGCTGCAAGGCATAG
- the accC gene encoding acetyl-CoA carboxylase biotin carboxylase subunit, which translates to MFTKVLIANRGEIALRIHRACKEMGISTVAVHSEADRGAMWVRLADESVCIGPAPAAKSYLNIPSIIAAAEITGAQAIHPGYGFLSENARFAEIVQAHGMTFIGPTPEHIRVMGDKITAKQTVLAAGIPCVPGSAGEVETIEDAIAASKTIGFPLIVKAAAGGGGRGMKVALTPEDLVEAVQTAQTEARAAFGNGAVYMERYLQKPRHIEIQVVADSHGNVVHLGERDCSLQRRHQKVLEEAPSPALSAAERIAIGQTVNKAIGKIGYLGVGTIEFLWEDGEFFFIEMNTRLQVEHPVTEAVTGVDLVREQIRIAAGLPLSFTQEDIHFEGHAIEVRINAENAETFAPSPGTVTDFHAPGGLGVRLDSAIYAGYSIPPYYDSLIGKLIVHGRDRAECIARLKRSLNEMVIGGVDTTIPLFQKLLAEPDILSGDYDIHWLENWARRQKA; encoded by the coding sequence GTGTTCACCAAGGTCCTGATCGCCAACCGCGGCGAGATCGCGCTGCGTATTCACCGCGCGTGCAAGGAGATGGGCATCTCCACCGTCGCGGTGCACTCCGAGGCCGATCGCGGTGCCATGTGGGTGCGGCTGGCCGACGAGAGCGTCTGCATCGGCCCCGCCCCGGCCGCCAAATCCTATCTGAACATCCCCTCGATCATCGCGGCGGCAGAGATCACCGGAGCCCAGGCCATCCACCCGGGCTACGGCTTCCTGTCCGAGAACGCCCGCTTCGCCGAAATTGTCCAGGCCCACGGCATGACCTTCATCGGCCCGACGCCGGAGCACATCCGCGTCATGGGTGACAAGATCACGGCCAAGCAGACGGTGCTTGCGGCCGGCATTCCCTGCGTCCCCGGCTCGGCCGGAGAGGTCGAGACGATCGAGGACGCCATCGCAGCGTCGAAGACCATCGGCTTTCCCCTGATCGTCAAGGCGGCGGCGGGCGGCGGCGGGCGCGGCATGAAGGTCGCCCTGACGCCGGAAGACCTCGTCGAGGCCGTCCAGACCGCCCAGACCGAAGCCCGGGCCGCCTTCGGCAACGGCGCGGTCTATATGGAGCGCTATCTCCAGAAGCCCCGCCATATCGAGATTCAGGTCGTCGCCGACAGCCACGGCAACGTCGTCCACCTGGGCGAGCGCGACTGTTCGCTGCAGCGCCGCCACCAGAAGGTGCTGGAAGAGGCCCCCTCGCCCGCCCTGTCGGCTGCGGAACGGATCGCCATCGGCCAGACGGTCAACAAGGCCATCGGCAAGATCGGCTATCTGGGCGTCGGCACGATCGAGTTCCTGTGGGAGGACGGGGAGTTCTTCTTTATCGAGATGAACACCCGCCTGCAGGTCGAACATCCGGTCACCGAGGCGGTCACCGGGGTCGATCTGGTGCGCGAACAGATCCGCATCGCCGCCGGTCTGCCGCTGAGCTTCACCCAGGAGGACATCCACTTCGAGGGCCACGCCATCGAGGTCCGGATCAATGCCGAAAACGCCGAGACCTTCGCCCCCTCGCCGGGGACCGTCACCGACTTCCATGCGCCGGGCGGTCTGGGCGTGCGGCTGGATAGCGCGATCTACGCCGGCTATTCGATTCCGCCCTATTACGACAGCCTGATCGGCAAGCTGATCGTCCACGGCCGCGACCGCGCCGAATGCATCGCCCGTCTGAAGCGCAGCCTGAACGAGATGGTCATCGGCGGCGTCGACACGACCATCCCGCTGTTCCAGAAACTGCTGGCCGAGCCCGACATCCTGTCGGGAGACTACGACATCCACTGGCTGGAAAACTGGGCCAGGCGGCAAAAGGCGTGA
- the aat gene encoding leucyl/phenylalanyl-tRNA--protein transferase, whose amino-acid sequence MPGLFTAEALLACYARGVFPMGEGRDEPRVFLVEPEQRGVIPLDAFHIPTRLRRTVRAEPFVVRVDTAFAAVLDACASPSPGREDTWINAPIRRLYVELHARGRAHSIECWRDEVLVGGLYGVTLGGAFFGESMFSRATDASKVALVHLVARLRRGGWRLLDAQFRTPHLDQFGLIEMPQADYLKRLAMALESGPETMALSIPLSGSDAVAYALQPTIQAS is encoded by the coding sequence CTGCCGGGTCTGTTCACCGCCGAGGCCCTGCTGGCGTGCTACGCCCGGGGCGTGTTCCCCATGGGCGAGGGTCGGGACGAGCCGCGGGTGTTTCTGGTCGAACCCGAGCAACGCGGCGTCATCCCTCTGGACGCCTTTCACATCCCGACCCGGCTTCGCAGGACCGTTCGCGCCGAACCGTTCGTCGTCCGGGTCGATACCGCCTTCGCCGCCGTCCTGGATGCCTGCGCATCGCCGTCACCGGGACGCGAGGACACCTGGATCAACGCCCCCATTCGCAGACTGTACGTGGAGCTGCACGCCCGCGGACGGGCCCACAGCATCGAGTGCTGGCGCGACGAGGTCCTGGTCGGGGGTCTCTATGGCGTGACCCTCGGCGGGGCCTTCTTCGGCGAAAGCATGTTCAGCCGCGCCACGGATGCCTCGAAAGTCGCCCTGGTGCATCTGGTCGCGCGGCTGCGCCGGGGCGGCTGGCGCTTGCTGGACGCCCAGTTCAGGACGCCTCACCTGGACCAGTTCGGCCTGATCGAAATGCCCCAGGCCGACTACCTGAAACGGCTGGCCATGGCCCTGGAGTCCGGTCCCGAGACGATGGCCCTGTCGATCCCGCTGTCAGGGTCGGACGCCGTGGCCTATGCCTTGCAGCCGACGATCCAGGCGTCATAG
- the thiS gene encoding sulfur carrier protein ThiS: MRIQVNGDTREVTARTVLALVEELGFDVRKVAVERNLAIVPRSLHADTPLAEGDRIELVQFVGGG; this comes from the coding sequence ATGCGCATTCAAGTCAACGGAGATACGCGCGAAGTGACTGCGCGGACGGTTCTGGCCCTCGTCGAGGAGCTCGGATTCGACGTTCGCAAGGTCGCTGTGGAGCGAAACCTCGCCATCGTGCCCCGGTCGCTCCACGCGGACACGCCCCTGGCCGAGGGCGACCGGATCGAACTGGTCCAGTTCGTGGGCGGCGGCTGA
- a CDS encoding NADH:ubiquinone oxidoreductase subunit NDUFA12 — protein MLGRIFGWTSGATIGTLFTIARRGELIGTDENGNRYYQSRDHISYDGRKRRWVVYDGYAEASKVTPDWHGWLHYTFDEPPTEAPLPRRRWEKDHLPNMTGTPLAWHPQGSLAAEGVRPAATGDYEAWKPE, from the coding sequence GTGCTCGGCAGAATCTTCGGTTGGACGTCCGGCGCGACGATCGGCACACTCTTCACCATCGCCAGGCGTGGCGAACTGATCGGCACCGACGAGAACGGCAACCGCTATTACCAGTCACGCGACCACATCAGCTATGACGGCCGCAAGCGACGCTGGGTCGTCTATGACGGCTATGCCGAGGCGTCCAAGGTGACGCCGGACTGGCACGGCTGGCTGCACTACACTTTTGACGAGCCGCCGACCGAGGCTCCCTTGCCGCGCCGCCGGTGGGAGAAGGATCATCTGCCCAATATGACCGGCACGCCGCTGGCCTGGCATCCGCAGGGGTCGCTGGCGGCCGAGGGCGTGCGCCCTGCCGCAACGGGCGACTACGAAGCCTGGAAGCCCGAATGA